One genomic region from Desulfuromonas acetexigens encodes:
- the mqnC gene encoding cyclic dehypoxanthinyl futalosine synthase: protein MLERIAGKISRGAGINRAEALRLLTETDLLAVGKLADGIRRKRHPHNRVTFVVDRNVNYSNVCVSKCKFCAFYRNDGDTDAYLLDSETIHGKIQELVDRGGTQLLMQGGLHPTLTIDWFEELFRGIKARFPQVQIHSLSPAEVIHVAKLSGLTMPECLKRLQAAGLDSVPGGGAEVLVDEVRLEISPNKIGWRDWAAVMEEAHAQGMRTTATMMFGSKEKPADIVEHLFRVREIQEKTGGFTAFIPWTFQPSNTELGGTTATGVEYLKVLALSRIVLDNVDNIQASWVTQGARMAQVALFFGANDLGGTMLEENVVAAAGCSFRMNIEEIIDLARGAGFIPAKRNTLYEILEEY, encoded by the coding sequence ATGCTCGAACGTATCGCCGGAAAAATCAGCCGGGGCGCGGGGATCAACCGTGCCGAGGCCCTGCGCCTGCTCACCGAAACCGATCTGCTCGCCGTCGGCAAGTTGGCCGACGGCATTCGCCGCAAGCGCCATCCCCACAACCGGGTGACCTTTGTCGTCGACCGCAACGTCAACTACAGCAACGTCTGCGTCTCGAAGTGCAAGTTCTGCGCGTTCTATCGCAACGACGGCGATACCGACGCCTATCTGCTCGATTCCGAAACGATTCACGGCAAAATTCAGGAACTGGTCGACCGCGGCGGTACCCAACTGCTGATGCAGGGAGGCTTGCATCCGACGCTGACCATCGACTGGTTCGAGGAGCTCTTCCGGGGGATCAAGGCTCGCTTTCCCCAGGTGCAGATCCATTCCCTGTCGCCGGCCGAGGTCATTCATGTCGCCAAGCTCTCCGGCCTGACCATGCCCGAGTGCCTCAAACGGCTGCAGGCCGCCGGTCTCGATTCGGTCCCCGGCGGCGGTGCCGAGGTGTTGGTGGACGAGGTGCGCCTGGAGATTTCCCCCAACAAGATCGGCTGGCGCGACTGGGCGGCAGTGATGGAAGAGGCCCATGCTCAGGGGATGCGCACCACCGCGACGATGATGTTCGGCTCGAAGGAAAAACCGGCCGACATCGTCGAACACCTCTTCCGGGTGCGGGAAATCCAGGAGAAAACCGGCGGCTTCACCGCCTTCATCCCCTGGACTTTCCAGCCGAGCAACACCGAACTGGGCGGGACAACGGCGACGGGCGTCGAATATCTCAAGGTGTTGGCCCTCTCCCGTATCGTCCTCGACAACGTCGACAACATCCAGGCCAGCTGGGTGACGCAAGGGGCGCGCATGGCCCAGGTGGCGCTCTTCTTCGGCGCCAACGACCTCGGCGGGACGATGCTCGAAGAAAACGTCGTCGCCGCCGCCGGCTGCTCCTTTCGCATGAACATCGAAGAGATCATCGACCTTGCCCGCGGCGCCGGTTTCATCCCGGCCAAGCGCAACACCCTGTACGAGATTCTGGAAGAGTACTGA
- the hisC gene encoding histidinol-phosphate transaminase: MIPLRKNIQQMAGYVPGFQPPDEAAWIKLNTNENPYPPSPKVVAAILAELGGDGGNLRKYPDAASRAGRVAAGKLYGFDPSWVIMANGSDELLNNLIRAFAGEEEEIAFVHPSYTYYATLAEIQGARVRTFGLTEKWELADFPARYEGKLFFLVNPNAPLGFTYPLEFIENLAQRCAGMLVVDEAYADFADENALALVKKYENVVVTRTFSKSYCLAGMRLGLAVARPEVIAALDKIRDHYNLDRLAQAAATAALEDQAYFAECVRKIRETRAWFTGELRVLGYGVIPSRANFVFATPPDRNGKRVYDGLYQRKILVRHFSDPLLAEGLRISIGTREEMERTIEALREIG; the protein is encoded by the coding sequence ATGATCCCCTTGCGTAAGAATATCCAACAGATGGCCGGTTACGTGCCGGGATTCCAGCCGCCGGACGAGGCGGCGTGGATCAAGCTAAATACCAACGAGAATCCCTATCCACCCTCGCCGAAGGTGGTCGCAGCGATTCTCGCCGAACTCGGCGGCGACGGCGGCAATTTGCGCAAGTATCCCGACGCGGCGAGCCGGGCCGGGCGTGTGGCGGCGGGGAAGCTGTACGGCTTCGATCCGTCCTGGGTGATCATGGCCAACGGTTCGGACGAGCTGCTCAACAACCTGATTCGCGCCTTCGCCGGGGAGGAGGAGGAGATCGCCTTCGTTCATCCCTCCTACACCTACTACGCCACCTTGGCGGAAATCCAGGGGGCGCGGGTACGCACCTTCGGCCTCACCGAAAAGTGGGAGCTGGCCGATTTTCCGGCGCGCTACGAGGGCAAGCTCTTCTTCCTGGTCAATCCCAATGCCCCCCTGGGCTTCACCTATCCGCTGGAGTTCATCGAGAATCTCGCCCAGCGCTGCGCCGGGATGCTGGTGGTGGACGAGGCCTATGCCGACTTCGCCGACGAGAACGCCCTGGCGCTGGTAAAGAAATACGAGAACGTGGTGGTGACCCGAACCTTTTCCAAAAGCTACTGCCTGGCCGGGATGCGCCTGGGGCTGGCCGTCGCCCGTCCCGAGGTGATCGCGGCGCTGGATAAGATCCGCGACCACTACAACCTTGACCGCCTGGCTCAGGCGGCGGCGACGGCGGCACTAGAGGATCAGGCCTATTTCGCCGAGTGCGTGCGCAAAATCCGCGAGACCCGCGCCTGGTTCACCGGAGAGTTGCGGGTGCTCGGCTACGGGGTGATTCCGTCGCGGGCCAACTTCGTCTTCGCCACCCCGCCCGACCGCAACGGCAAGCGCGTCTACGACGGCCTCTATCAACGCAAGATCCTGGTGCGACACTTCTCCGACCCGCTCTTGGCCGAGGGGTTGCGCATCTCCATCGGCACCCGCGAGGAGATGGAACGGACGATTGAAGCGCTGCGGGAAATCGGGTGA
- the mutY gene encoding A/G-specific adenine glycosylase has product MTDQATCKGAACCAPTSNPDLPFDPESVAPLLLDWYGREGRELPWRGTRDPYRVWLSEIMLQQTGVATVIPYYQRFLERFPTVLDLAAAELDAAIELWAGLGYYSRARNLHAAARKVTAEHGGRFPETLEALQALPGVGRSTAGAIRAIAFDRPGVILDGNVRRVLCRLLAVTDDPRATATEKELWRWAEALTPENRSHDYAQAIMDLGATLCTPRRPDCPRCPLAGLCRAKALGLEDELPRRAARKSVPTRMQVALLLERDGRFLVRQRPFSGMLGGLWEFPASDVAEGQLPLVVARRLLADLGLAGEPTEAGRVRHVYSHFKLDLRLYRAAVTDEFAVAEGVASRRLTAVELADLPLHGAHKKVLSDLIQSQPSTPESRSRP; this is encoded by the coding sequence GTGACGGATCAAGCCACCTGTAAGGGCGCAGCATGCTGCGCCCCTACATCGAACCCCGACCTGCCTTTCGATCCTGAATCCGTTGCCCCGCTGCTGCTCGACTGGTACGGGCGGGAAGGGCGGGAGCTGCCCTGGCGGGGGACGCGGGATCCCTATCGGGTGTGGCTGTCCGAGATCATGCTGCAGCAGACCGGTGTGGCTACGGTCATCCCCTACTATCAGCGTTTTCTTGAGCGTTTTCCCACGGTCCTTGATCTGGCCGCCGCCGAGTTGGATGCGGCCATCGAACTCTGGGCCGGTCTCGGATATTACTCCCGCGCCCGCAACCTGCACGCCGCCGCCCGGAAGGTGACGGCCGAGCACGGCGGACGTTTCCCCGAAACACTGGAAGCCTTGCAGGCGCTGCCGGGAGTGGGGCGTTCCACCGCCGGGGCGATTCGCGCCATCGCCTTCGACCGGCCGGGGGTGATCCTCGACGGCAATGTGCGCCGGGTGCTCTGCCGGTTGCTTGCCGTGACCGACGATCCTCGCGCGACGGCTACGGAAAAAGAACTCTGGCGCTGGGCCGAAGCCCTCACTCCCGAAAATCGCTCGCACGATTACGCCCAGGCGATTATGGATCTCGGCGCCACTCTCTGTACCCCCCGTCGTCCCGATTGTCCGCGCTGCCCGCTGGCCGGGCTCTGCCGGGCCAAAGCTCTGGGGCTGGAAGATGAATTGCCGAGGCGCGCCGCGAGAAAGAGTGTGCCGACGCGGATGCAGGTGGCTCTGCTGCTGGAACGGGATGGCCGTTTTCTGGTCCGTCAGCGCCCTTTTTCCGGAATGCTCGGCGGCCTCTGGGAGTTTCCCGCGAGCGATGTCGCCGAAGGGCAACTGCCGCTGGTGGTGGCCCGGCGGTTGCTGGCCGATCTGGGATTGGCCGGCGAGCCGACCGAAGCGGGGCGGGTACGGCACGTTTACAGCCACTTCAAACTTGACCTGCGTCTCTACCGGGCGGCCGTCACCGACGAATTCGCGGTCGCCGAGGGGGTCGCGAGCCGCCGGTTGACCGCGGTGGAACTGGCCGATCTGCCCCTGCACGGCGCCCATAAAAAAGTTCTCTCCGATCTGATCCAAAGCCAACCTTCAACCCCTGAATCGAGGAGCAGACCATGA